The following coding sequences are from one Aggregicoccus sp. 17bor-14 window:
- a CDS encoding mucoidy inhibitor MuiA family protein — protein MRSVSPFVALVLSALAAPAGASPSRIASVLVYPDRAQVTRTVSLPCEGRPVAVFEGLPPSADRLSLRARAEGAQVESLVYEQRASDTRYGAEAEALEQRRQVLTRELAALDDAQESAQARWQLGARFNAVAVEQVQRELAAPRPDARAWTAALESALGAQLEAAARKAATLARERELRAEAQEVDARLAALAAASERGERRAEVRLTCTAQGEARVELSYLVGGAGWEPTYEARSDEAHGAVELTTLATVRQRTGEDWRGAKVTLSTAVPLQNATPPELRSLQLRASERPEERKVLVRRDEYREHARAGSGESALESGAQDLRASAQGLSVQLQVPDAADVPGDGTAVRLQVARTRLRATFHFRAVPKLLPAVFRVARLTNAAPFPLLPGSVELFRPSGFLGRQTLERVAQGAPFELTFGQDEGLRVERAVVDEVRRTQGLFGGRYRFRYAYRFTLANHHAGAEDVELAEHLPVSELDDVSVRLEDTTSAGYQLDTGDGIATWRVRLAPGERRTLELAFHVDVPTEYELGDL, from the coding sequence ATGCGCTCCGTGTCCCCCTTCGTCGCCCTCGTCCTCTCCGCGCTCGCCGCTCCGGCGGGCGCCTCCCCCTCGCGCATCGCCTCCGTGCTCGTCTACCCGGACCGCGCGCAGGTGACGCGCACCGTGTCCCTGCCGTGCGAGGGCCGCCCCGTCGCCGTCTTCGAGGGGCTGCCACCCTCCGCGGACCGGCTCTCCCTGCGCGCGCGCGCCGAGGGCGCGCAGGTGGAGAGCCTCGTGTACGAGCAGCGCGCGAGCGACACCCGCTACGGCGCCGAGGCCGAGGCGCTGGAGCAGCGCCGGCAGGTGCTCACCCGCGAGCTCGCGGCGCTAGACGATGCGCAGGAGAGCGCCCAGGCGCGCTGGCAGCTGGGCGCGCGCTTCAACGCCGTGGCCGTGGAGCAGGTGCAGCGCGAGCTGGCCGCACCTCGCCCGGATGCGCGGGCGTGGACGGCCGCCCTCGAGTCTGCGCTGGGCGCGCAGCTGGAGGCGGCCGCACGGAAGGCAGCGACGCTGGCGCGCGAGCGCGAGCTGCGCGCCGAGGCGCAGGAGGTGGACGCGCGCCTCGCCGCGCTCGCCGCCGCCAGCGAGCGCGGAGAGCGCCGGGCCGAGGTGCGGCTCACCTGCACCGCGCAGGGGGAGGCCCGCGTGGAGCTGAGCTACCTGGTGGGCGGGGCCGGCTGGGAGCCCACCTACGAGGCGCGCAGCGACGAGGCCCACGGCGCGGTAGAGCTCACCACGCTGGCCACCGTGCGCCAGCGCACGGGCGAGGACTGGCGCGGCGCGAAGGTGACGCTCTCCACCGCCGTACCGCTGCAGAACGCCACCCCGCCCGAGCTGCGTTCGCTGCAGCTGCGCGCGAGCGAGCGCCCCGAGGAGCGCAAGGTGCTGGTGCGCCGCGACGAGTACCGCGAGCACGCCCGGGCGGGCAGCGGCGAGTCGGCCCTGGAGTCGGGCGCGCAGGACCTGCGGGCGAGCGCCCAGGGGCTCTCGGTGCAGCTCCAGGTTCCCGACGCCGCGGACGTGCCGGGCGACGGCACGGCGGTGCGCCTGCAGGTGGCCCGCACGCGCCTGAGGGCCACCTTCCACTTCCGCGCCGTGCCCAAGCTGCTGCCGGCGGTGTTCCGCGTGGCGCGCCTGACCAACGCCGCGCCCTTCCCGCTGCTGCCGGGCAGCGTGGAGCTGTTCCGCCCTTCGGGCTTCCTCGGCCGCCAGACGCTGGAGCGCGTGGCGCAGGGGGCGCCCTTCGAGCTCACCTTCGGCCAGGACGAGGGGCTGCGCGTGGAGCGCGCGGTGGTGGACGAGGTGCGGCGCACCCAGGGGCTCTTCGGCGGCCGCTACCGCTTCCGCTACGCCTACCGCTTCACGCTGGCCAACCACCACGCCGGCGCCGAGGACGTGGAGCTGGCTGAGCACCTGCCCGTCTCGGAGCTCGACGACGTGTCGGTGCGGCTGGAGGACACGACGAGCGCCGGCTACCAGCTCGACACGGGCGACGGCATCGCCACCTGGCGCGTGCGGCTCGCGCCGGGCGAGCGCCGCACGCTGGAGCTCGCCTTCCACGTGGACGTGCCGACCGAGTACGAGCTCGGCGACCTGTAG
- a CDS encoding amidohydrolase family protein — MDHHVHVHSPTILAFLPDYCESVRRFGKCDPAFTAPLAPEDLLAQLDRAGIRRALVMSTGYLAESSMISPARPDGAALLRAANDWTVALARRYPKRLSAFIAVDPTTPTALPEIARWRGNPAVTGLKLHLTSAGVDLRRDADVTALAATFRAAAEAKLAVMIHLRTRAGDYGARDVQRFLTEVLPAAGSTPVQIAHAGGWGGIDKATLAALGAFADAIEAEPKRFRNVWFDLAGVWTKDTAPGDRDALVALIRRIGPAHFLPASDWPFTGDLADYYGRIYPLLPLTQAEWKRIRSNVAPYARP, encoded by the coding sequence GTGGACCACCACGTCCACGTCCACTCGCCGACCATCCTCGCCTTCCTGCCGGACTACTGCGAGAGCGTGCGCCGCTTCGGCAAGTGCGATCCCGCGTTCACGGCGCCGCTCGCGCCCGAGGACCTGCTCGCCCAGCTGGACCGGGCCGGCATCCGGCGCGCGCTGGTGATGTCCACGGGCTACCTCGCCGAGAGCTCGATGATCTCCCCCGCGCGGCCCGATGGCGCGGCCCTGCTGCGGGCGGCGAACGACTGGACCGTGGCGCTGGCCCGCCGGTACCCGAAGCGCCTCTCCGCCTTCATCGCGGTGGACCCCACCACCCCGACCGCGCTGCCGGAGATTGCGCGCTGGCGCGGCAACCCTGCCGTCACGGGGCTCAAGCTGCACCTCACCAGCGCGGGGGTGGACCTGCGGCGCGATGCCGACGTGACCGCGCTCGCTGCCACCTTCCGCGCCGCCGCCGAGGCGAAGCTCGCGGTCATGATCCACCTGCGCACGCGCGCGGGCGACTACGGCGCGCGGGACGTTCAGCGCTTCCTCACCGAGGTGCTGCCGGCTGCCGGGAGCACGCCCGTGCAGATTGCGCACGCGGGCGGCTGGGGCGGCATCGACAAGGCCACCCTCGCGGCGCTGGGCGCGTTCGCCGACGCCATCGAGGCGGAGCCGAAGCGCTTTCGCAACGTCTGGTTCGACCTCGCGGGGGTCTGGACGAAGGACACTGCCCCCGGCGACCGGGACGCGCTCGTCGCGCTCATCCGGCGGATCGGCCCCGCGCACTTCCTGCCCGCCTCCGACTGGCCCTTCACCGGAGACCTGGCGGACTACTACGGCCGGATCTACCCGCTGCTGCCGCTCACCCAGGCGGAGTGGAAGCGCATCCGGAGCAACGTGGCGCCGTACGCGCGGCCCTGA
- a CDS encoding ATP-grasp domain-containing protein, which produces MYPSFNILVSSAGRRVALLDIFRRTLRDLGLRGQVMASDMSRRSAAFHAADRGFVVPRCSSPDFVPALLALCERQAVRLLVPTIDSELGVLAAQRARFEAAGVTVAVSSPEVVAISEDKQRTHAWLVQEGLPTVRQGSVEAVLAQPEQWRFPVIVKPRRGSSSVGVVQVGDARQLAATGRRGDDIVQAVAPGHEYTVDFLADRAGRCRCTVPRRRLEVRGGEVSKGMTVRSEVLEALAWRVCERLPGAYGTLNVQLFLDEASGTVNVIEINARFGGGFPLAWEAGAHLPRWMIEEVLGLPSTASQGAWRDRLVMLRYDSAVFVDEARDEARDEAPDEARRGAVHDAQAAGP; this is translated from the coding sequence GTGTATCCCTCCTTCAACATCCTGGTGTCGTCGGCGGGGCGCCGCGTGGCGCTGCTGGACATCTTCCGGCGCACGCTGCGCGACCTGGGCCTGCGCGGCCAGGTGATGGCCTCGGACATGTCCCGCCGCAGCGCCGCATTCCACGCCGCGGACCGGGGCTTCGTGGTGCCGCGCTGCTCGAGCCCGGACTTCGTCCCCGCGCTGCTCGCGCTCTGTGAGCGCCAGGCCGTCCGCCTCCTGGTGCCCACCATCGACTCGGAGCTCGGGGTGCTCGCGGCGCAGCGCGCGCGCTTCGAGGCGGCCGGGGTGACGGTGGCGGTGTCCTCGCCAGAGGTGGTCGCCATCAGCGAGGACAAGCAGCGCACCCACGCGTGGCTGGTGCAGGAGGGGCTTCCCACCGTGCGGCAGGGCAGCGTGGAGGCGGTGCTCGCGCAGCCCGAGCAGTGGCGCTTCCCGGTAATCGTGAAGCCGCGGCGGGGCAGCTCCTCGGTGGGCGTGGTGCAGGTGGGGGACGCGCGGCAGCTGGCGGCGACGGGGCGGCGGGGCGACGACATCGTGCAGGCCGTGGCCCCGGGGCACGAGTACACCGTGGACTTCCTCGCGGACCGCGCGGGCCGCTGCCGCTGCACCGTGCCGCGCCGCCGGCTCGAGGTGCGCGGCGGGGAGGTGAGCAAGGGCATGACGGTACGCAGCGAGGTGCTCGAGGCGCTCGCCTGGCGCGTCTGCGAGCGACTGCCGGGCGCGTACGGCACGCTCAACGTGCAGCTGTTCCTCGACGAGGCCTCTGGCACGGTGAACGTCATCGAGATCAACGCACGCTTCGGCGGCGGCTTCCCGCTCGCGTGGGAGGCAGGCGCGCACCTGCCGCGGTGGATGATCGAAGAGGTGCTCGGGCTGCCGTCCACCGCCTCCCAGGGGGCGTGGCGCGACCGGCTGGTGATGCTGCGCTACGACAGCGCCGTCTTCGTCGACGAAGCCCGCGACGAAGCCCGCGACGAAGCCCCGGATGAAGCCCGCCGCGGCGCGGTCCACGACGCGCAGGCCGCGGGGCCCTGA
- a CDS encoding HAD family hydrolase, protein MVPPPASITFDVDDTLYLERDYARSGFRAAGAWAERALGLGLLAERAWAAFEAGVRGRVFDVALRDCGCTPTPALVQQLVEVYRAHVPDIALLPDAHALLPRLHPRAALACVTDGPLRSQQAKAQALQLARWLSPLVLTAQWGPGFEKPHPRAFALVEEAHGVRAESCVYVADNPAKDFVAPHARGWRTVRLRRAGGLHAARASGADVDHELPDLEGLPGLLGLQLG, encoded by the coding sequence GTGGTGCCTCCGCCGGCCAGCATCACCTTCGACGTGGACGACACGCTCTATCTGGAGCGCGACTACGCGCGCAGCGGCTTTCGCGCGGCCGGAGCGTGGGCCGAGCGTGCGCTCGGGCTGGGGCTGCTCGCCGAGCGTGCCTGGGCGGCCTTCGAGGCCGGCGTGCGGGGCAGGGTCTTCGACGTCGCGCTGCGCGACTGCGGGTGCACTCCCACGCCGGCGCTGGTGCAGCAGTTGGTGGAGGTGTACCGCGCGCACGTGCCCGACATCGCGCTGCTGCCGGATGCACACGCGCTGCTCCCGCGGCTGCACCCGCGGGCGGCGCTCGCCTGCGTGACGGATGGCCCCCTGCGCAGCCAGCAGGCCAAGGCGCAGGCGCTGCAGCTCGCGCGCTGGCTCTCTCCGCTCGTGCTCACCGCGCAGTGGGGCCCGGGCTTCGAGAAGCCGCACCCGCGCGCGTTCGCGCTCGTGGAGGAGGCGCACGGGGTGCGTGCGGAGTCCTGCGTGTACGTGGCGGACAACCCGGCGAAGGACTTCGTCGCGCCGCACGCGCGCGGCTGGAGGACGGTGCGGCTGCGGCGGGCGGGAGGCCTGCACGCTGCGCGTGCGAGCGGCGCGGACGTGGACCACGAGCTCCCGGACCTCGAGGGTCTGCCCGGCCTGCTCGGGCTGCAGCTCGGCTGA
- a CDS encoding glycosyltransferase family 4 protein — MPAPSLRIAYVSLHDPGNLRAFSGIAHYAFEALKAHVGRTTALTPPPLPSALVARAGGAAAYLFEGWRALRPEDFDVAFVLQAPVVGAFIPRRIPVVFSTDNTWAAYEGYYPQVYRRGWQRAVRYGVDRRALRRADLLLLSSDWAAGSAARDYGVPAERIEVLPYGANLAVTPAPRASSAWALEREVQLLLLGVSWERKGGALALEAVTWLNQQGVAAHLTVCGCTPPAGTRLPPCVTLLPFLDKGAPADAERLHQLMLRSHFLLLPTRAECMGLVFCEAGAYGLPVITTHTGGVPSVVEEGVNGHTLPLEATGEDFGRAVAGAWQDREAYVRFSRRARERFEARLNWAAWGRGVQQALQRHFPQLARGEARA, encoded by the coding sequence ATGCCCGCGCCATCCCTGCGCATCGCCTACGTGAGCCTGCACGACCCGGGCAACCTGCGGGCCTTCTCCGGCATCGCGCACTACGCCTTCGAGGCCCTGAAGGCGCACGTAGGCCGCACCACTGCGCTGACCCCGCCGCCGCTGCCGAGCGCCCTGGTGGCGCGCGCGGGGGGCGCGGCCGCGTACCTCTTCGAGGGCTGGCGCGCGCTGCGGCCCGAGGACTTCGACGTGGCCTTCGTGCTCCAGGCGCCGGTGGTGGGCGCGTTCATCCCCCGGCGCATCCCGGTGGTCTTCAGCACCGACAACACCTGGGCCGCCTACGAGGGCTACTACCCGCAGGTGTACCGCCGCGGCTGGCAGCGCGCGGTGCGCTACGGCGTGGACCGGCGCGCGCTGCGGCGCGCGGACCTGCTCCTGCTCTCTTCGGACTGGGCCGCGGGCTCCGCCGCGCGCGACTACGGCGTGCCGGCCGAGCGCATCGAGGTGCTGCCCTACGGTGCGAACCTGGCCGTGACGCCCGCGCCGCGCGCGTCCTCCGCGTGGGCGCTCGAGCGCGAGGTGCAGCTGCTGCTGCTCGGCGTGAGCTGGGAGCGCAAGGGGGGCGCGCTCGCGCTCGAGGCCGTCACCTGGCTCAACCAGCAGGGCGTGGCCGCGCACCTCACCGTGTGCGGCTGCACGCCGCCCGCGGGCACGCGGCTGCCCCCGTGCGTGACGCTGCTGCCCTTCCTGGACAAGGGCGCGCCCGCAGATGCCGAGCGCCTGCACCAGCTGATGCTGCGCTCGCACTTCCTGCTGCTGCCCACGCGTGCGGAGTGCATGGGGCTGGTGTTCTGCGAGGCCGGCGCGTACGGCCTGCCGGTCATCACCACGCACACGGGCGGCGTCCCCTCGGTGGTGGAGGAGGGGGTCAACGGACACACGCTGCCGCTCGAGGCGACGGGGGAGGACTTCGGCCGCGCCGTGGCCGGGGCGTGGCAGGACCGCGAGGCCTACGTGCGCTTCTCGCGCCGGGCGCGCGAGCGCTTCGAGGCACGGCTCAACTGGGCGGCCTGGGGCCGGGGCGTGCAGCAGGCGCTGCAGCGCCACTTCCCGCAGCTCGCCCGCGGCGAGGCCCGCGCCTAG
- a CDS encoding GMC oxidoreductase, protein MAATFDAVVVGAGACGGWAAKELTEAGLRVALLEAGGSTRADPVLLALQQVRLRLGLPIPSQARQPIQSRTVAWRAHPHAFVDDVDNPYTTPEDMPFTWLRARRVGGRTAVHGHGRQFYRMSDADFHAGRVDGLSPEWPLSLRELAPFYARVERWMGLRGNADGLPGLPDSECVAPVPPSAAERRLKASVEARWPGRHVVVRRTARVPVTVPAALRTGRLTLLTHAVASHVLHDPASARAKGVAYVDARTGHAREVHARVVVLAAGTIESTRLLLLSGGLGARSGQLGRNLMDHIVPPYIAARCDPCTRSRPPASWCYVPQFRNVGAHTEAFARGYGVQVLTAGKDVCNMLPFGEMLPRPDNRVTLDPRVKDRWGIPAVHIACAHSDNERRMAADAVSSCVEMLQAAGYEVAEPSGALPPPGSALHEVGTARMGRDPDTAVLNPFNQLWDVPNLLVTDGACFPSSGVPNPTLTMMALTVRACAHLVGELRAGTL, encoded by the coding sequence ATGGCGGCGACCTTCGACGCGGTGGTGGTGGGCGCGGGCGCGTGCGGCGGCTGGGCCGCCAAGGAGCTGACCGAGGCGGGGCTCCGGGTGGCGCTGCTCGAGGCGGGCGGGAGCACGCGCGCGGACCCGGTGCTGCTCGCGCTGCAGCAGGTGCGGCTGCGCCTCGGGCTGCCCATCCCCTCGCAGGCGCGCCAGCCCATCCAGTCGCGCACCGTGGCGTGGCGCGCCCACCCCCACGCCTTCGTGGACGACGTGGACAACCCCTACACCACGCCCGAGGACATGCCCTTCACCTGGCTGCGCGCGCGGCGGGTGGGCGGGCGCACCGCGGTGCACGGGCACGGGCGGCAGTTCTACCGGATGTCGGACGCGGACTTCCACGCAGGGCGCGTGGACGGCTTGAGCCCCGAGTGGCCGCTCTCCTTGCGCGAGCTCGCGCCCTTCTACGCGCGCGTGGAGCGCTGGATGGGGCTGCGCGGCAACGCGGACGGGCTGCCCGGGCTGCCCGACTCGGAGTGCGTCGCGCCCGTGCCGCCGAGCGCCGCGGAGAGGCGCCTCAAGGCGAGCGTGGAGGCGCGCTGGCCCGGGCGTCACGTGGTGGTGCGGCGCACCGCGCGCGTCCCCGTCACGGTGCCCGCCGCGCTGCGCACCGGGCGGCTCACGCTCCTCACCCACGCGGTGGCGAGCCACGTGCTCCACGATCCGGCGAGCGCGCGGGCAAAAGGCGTGGCCTACGTGGATGCGCGCACGGGGCACGCGCGCGAGGTGCATGCGCGCGTGGTGGTGCTCGCGGCGGGCACCATCGAGTCCACGCGCCTGCTGCTGCTCTCCGGCGGCCTGGGCGCGCGCTCGGGCCAGCTCGGCCGCAACCTGATGGACCACATCGTGCCGCCGTACATCGCGGCGCGCTGCGACCCGTGCACCCGCAGCAGGCCGCCAGCCTCCTGGTGCTACGTGCCGCAGTTCCGCAACGTGGGGGCCCACACGGAGGCGTTCGCGCGCGGCTACGGCGTGCAGGTGCTCACCGCGGGGAAGGACGTCTGCAACATGCTGCCCTTCGGCGAGATGCTCCCGCGCCCGGACAACCGCGTCACCCTGGACCCGCGGGTGAAGGACCGCTGGGGCATCCCCGCGGTGCACATCGCCTGCGCCCACTCGGACAACGAGCGGCGCATGGCGGCGGACGCCGTGAGCAGCTGCGTGGAGATGCTGCAGGCGGCAGGCTACGAGGTGGCGGAGCCGAGCGGCGCCCTGCCCCCGCCCGGCAGCGCCCTGCACGAGGTGGGCACCGCCCGCATGGGCCGCGACCCGGACACGGCCGTGCTCAACCCCTTCAACCAGCTGTGGGACGTGCCCAACCTCCTCGTGACCGACGGGGCCTGCTTCCCGTCCAGCGGCGTGCCCAACCCCACCCTCACGATGATGGCGCTCACGGTGCGCGCCTGCGCGCACCTGGTGGGCGAGCTGCGCGCGGGGACGCTCTAG